One part of the Acetoanaerobium sticklandii genome encodes these proteins:
- the hemA gene encoding glutamyl-tRNA reductase produces the protein MKSVNVAVIGLSHQEAPIEIREMASFSEAKKIEATSMLLDLGIEEVIILSTCNRSEIYIASSTLDEDIKLVKDFYSRYFKSDKISDYIFIKKKDEAINYLYRVCSGLDSIVIGEDQILGQVKDALMTAMELDASKKFMNKLFREAITTAKNIKSTYKISENPLSISYIGVKFLKEKIGDLSDKKAFIIGVGKMGKLALNHLLDEGVTKIYCCNRNPQKIKELKEVYPSIIQVEYENRYDYIPQMDILVSATASTHTVVKKLDLPPITKKLYALDLALPRDIDPDIALDSNIVLFDIDSLKKTSEENEKLRNELSEKAQGLISESISEFHKWKKTIKVDNTIKSLNERCEEIHRDTISYIYRKMDLPCREKRIVEKMLDSALKRLIREPIIALKQIDEDKKQSEYMKVIEELFDLG, from the coding sequence GTGAAATCAGTGAATGTTGCTGTTATAGGTTTGTCTCACCAAGAGGCACCAATAGAAATAAGAGAAATGGCTTCCTTTTCAGAAGCAAAAAAAATTGAAGCTACATCTATGCTTCTTGACCTTGGGATAGAAGAAGTTATCATTTTGTCAACATGTAATAGAAGTGAGATTTATATAGCTTCTAGTACTTTAGATGAAGATATAAAGCTTGTTAAGGATTTTTATTCTAGGTATTTTAAAAGCGATAAAATCTCAGATTATATTTTTATTAAGAAAAAAGATGAAGCAATCAATTATTTGTACAGGGTGTGCAGTGGGTTAGATTCTATAGTTATTGGAGAAGACCAAATTTTAGGTCAGGTTAAAGATGCACTTATGACAGCGATGGAATTAGATGCGAGTAAGAAGTTCATGAACAAGCTTTTTAGAGAAGCTATAACTACGGCTAAGAATATAAAATCCACATATAAAATTTCGGAAAATCCACTTTCTATTAGCTATATAGGTGTAAAATTTCTAAAAGAAAAGATAGGAGATTTATCTGATAAAAAAGCTTTTATAATCGGAGTAGGCAAAATGGGAAAGCTAGCTCTTAATCATTTACTTGATGAAGGGGTTACGAAGATTTACTGCTGCAATAGAAATCCTCAGAAAATCAAAGAGCTGAAAGAGGTATATCCATCTATAATCCAAGTTGAGTACGAAAATAGATATGACTATATTCCTCAAATGGATATTCTAGTAAGTGCTACAGCATCTACTCATACCGTAGTAAAAAAACTAGATCTTCCGCCTATAACAAAAAAACTCTATGCTCTTGATTTGGCACTTCCTAGAGATATAGACCCAGATATCGCACTAGATTCAAATATAGTGTTATTTGATATTGACAGCTTAAAAAAGACCTCAGAAGAAAATGAAAAGCTAAGAAACGAACTTTCTGAAAAAGCTCAAGGCTTAATAAGTGAAAGCATATCAGAGTTTCATAAATGGAAAAAGACAATAAAGGTAGACAATACTATTAAATCTCTAAATGAGAGATGCGAAGAAATACACAGAGATACAATTTCTTACATCTATAGAAAAATGGATTTGCCTTGCAGAGAGAAGAGAATAGTAGAAAAAATGCTAGACTCTGCACTTAAACGACTAATTAGAGAGCCGATAATAGCATTAAAACAAATAGATGAAGATAAAAAGCAATCAGAATATATGAAAGTAATTGAGGAGCTTTTTGACCTTGGATAA
- a CDS encoding precorrin-2 dehydrogenase/sirohydrochlorin ferrochelatase family protein, which yields MDKKNYYPVMLNLTTKSALIIGLGAVGLRKLKGLVDKSANIYVISKEIKLETKEQVNRLKAQSDTNIMIIEEALDLNKHYKYLENSDIIFICTDNILLNQEIETYAKSNKIWYLRCDDATHSDFINPITIQKQELLLAISTSGASPIYCQYLKSEIEKVLETLDIDKLKLLDLARKKIKSQNDYETKAKLLEKLVHMSKEELEDIIGEEIL from the coding sequence TTGGATAAAAAAAACTATTATCCTGTTATGCTGAATTTAACCACGAAATCTGCTCTTATAATCGGCTTAGGAGCAGTAGGCTTAAGGAAGCTAAAAGGTTTAGTAGATAAATCAGCAAATATTTACGTTATTTCAAAGGAAATTAAGCTTGAAACCAAGGAGCAGGTAAACAGATTAAAGGCTCAGTCTGATACAAATATCATGATAATAGAAGAAGCTTTAGATTTAAACAAGCACTACAAATATCTTGAAAATTCTGACATTATATTTATTTGTACTGATAATATTTTATTAAATCAAGAAATAGAAACCTATGCAAAATCAAATAAGATATGGTATTTACGCTGTGACGATGCTACGCATTCAGATTTTATAAATCCTATTACTATACAAAAACAAGAGCTATTGCTTGCTATATCAACATCTGGAGCAAGTCCTATTTATTGCCAGTATTTAAAAAGTGAGATAGAAAAGGTATTAGAAACCCTTGATATAGACAAGCTTAAGCTACTAGATTTAGCACGAAAAAAAATTAAATCCCAAAATGATTATGAAACCAAGGCGAAGCTTTTAGAAAAGCTAGTCCATATGAGCAAAGAAGAGTTAGAAGATATAATCGGCGAGGAGATATTATGA
- the hemC gene encoding hydroxymethylbilane synthase gives MKIIVGSRGSQLALTQTKLIVNELSKLNPNVDFEIKVIKTKGDKIQDIPLDKMNDKGIFVKEIEEQLISYEIDMAVHSMKDMPTKMDERLVFPVIPKREDSRDALILKNNLKLEDLSMLETMIIGTGSKRRSYQFKASYPKAEFEPIRGNIDTRINKLHTQNLDGIILAASGLKRISRENEISHYFDEKTMIPAPCQGILALQTRTNDYQVIAVLSKVEDRCSRIQYIAERAYLEEIEGGCHAPVGAYCEINGDKITIYAVYGDEQGNKLIRDNITGATDNADELGRTLAKKMKLALEESYEKR, from the coding sequence ATGAAAATAATAGTTGGAAGTAGAGGAAGTCAGCTAGCTTTGACTCAGACAAAGCTTATCGTCAATGAGCTAAGCAAACTAAACCCAAATGTTGATTTTGAGATTAAAGTAATAAAGACAAAAGGGGATAAAATTCAAGACATACCACTTGATAAAATGAATGATAAAGGTATTTTTGTAAAAGAGATAGAGGAGCAGCTTATATCTTATGAAATAGACATGGCAGTTCACTCTATGAAGGACATGCCTACTAAAATGGATGAGAGATTAGTATTTCCAGTCATTCCTAAAAGAGAAGACTCAAGAGATGCACTTATTTTAAAAAACAATCTTAAGCTAGAAGACCTTAGCATGCTCGAAACTATGATTATTGGAACAGGAAGTAAAAGAAGAAGCTATCAATTTAAAGCATCCTATCCAAAAGCAGAATTTGAGCCTATACGTGGAAATATAGATACTAGAATAAATAAGCTTCATACACAAAATTTAGATGGAATTATTCTAGCAGCATCGGGGCTAAAGAGAATAAGTAGAGAAAACGAGATTTCTCATTATTTTGATGAGAAGACTATGATTCCAGCACCCTGTCAGGGAATCCTAGCACTTCAAACCAGAACAAATGACTACCAAGTAATTGCAGTACTTAGCAAAGTGGAGGATAGATGCTCTAGAATTCAGTACATAGCAGAGAGAGCTTACCTAGAAGAAATCGAAGGCGGATGCCATGCTCCAGTAGGAGCATACTGCGAAATAAACGGTGATAAAATTACTATCTATGCTGTTTATGGAGATGAACAAGGTAATAAATTAATCAGAGATAATATAACTGGAGCTACAGATAATGCAGATGAACTAGGAAGAACCTTAGCTAAGAAAATGAAACTTGCATTGGAGGAAAGCTATGAAAAAAGGTAA
- the cobA gene encoding uroporphyrinogen-III C-methyltransferase, protein MKKGKVYLVGAGPGDAGLITVNGMNAIKKADVIVYDRLANPKLLKYNQKSAKLVYVGKASKEHTMKQEDISQLLVDEALAGKTVVRLKGGDPYVFGRGGEEGQLLYQNNVDFEIIPGITSGIGGLAYAGIPITHRDHASSLHLITGHLKSEEDELNYDALAKLDGTLVFYMGVANLKNIAKGLCDYGKDPKTPVALISWATHPSQKTITTTLDEIINDRFTDEVRPPSLIAVGTVINLKKELDFFESKPLHSKRVIVTRARNQASSLVEALEDLGAMVIECPSIKIVEKNNNELKEAIAKLDSYTHLVFTSQNGVRIFMDELLESFDARKLSHLKIASIGEATSKELLSYGIKYDFMPKRFVAEELGALLLEEVTKDSKILLPRAEGARDVLIKMLEDKCTIDEVKIYKSEIEELDEETRNELLDGADYITFTSSSTVSNFYEMIDENILKKLEETKIISIGPITSETIKEHGKKVHAQAESYSIDGVLETILMEAQK, encoded by the coding sequence ATGAAAAAAGGTAAAGTATATCTAGTAGGTGCAGGACCTGGTGATGCAGGACTTATAACAGTAAATGGTATGAATGCGATAAAGAAAGCTGATGTAATAGTTTATGATAGACTAGCTAATCCAAAGCTTCTTAAATACAATCAGAAATCTGCAAAACTAGTGTATGTTGGAAAAGCATCTAAAGAGCATACAATGAAGCAGGAGGATATATCACAGCTTCTTGTAGATGAAGCACTAGCAGGAAAAACAGTTGTTAGATTAAAAGGTGGAGATCCTTATGTTTTTGGAAGAGGGGGAGAGGAAGGCCAGCTTCTCTACCAAAACAATGTTGACTTTGAAATAATACCAGGAATTACTTCAGGAATAGGAGGGCTAGCTTACGCGGGGATTCCTATAACTCATAGAGACCATGCATCATCACTTCATCTTATTACGGGACATTTAAAATCTGAAGAAGATGAGTTAAATTATGATGCTTTAGCAAAGCTAGATGGAACTTTGGTGTTTTATATGGGAGTTGCAAATCTTAAAAATATTGCTAAAGGTCTATGTGATTATGGTAAGGATCCTAAAACTCCGGTTGCACTTATTTCATGGGCGACTCACCCTAGCCAAAAAACTATTACTACTACTCTAGATGAAATAATAAATGACAGATTTACTGATGAAGTTAGGCCGCCTAGCTTGATTGCAGTAGGAACAGTAATAAATCTAAAAAAAGAGCTTGATTTTTTTGAATCTAAACCACTTCATTCTAAAAGAGTTATAGTAACTAGAGCTAGAAATCAAGCAAGCTCTCTAGTAGAAGCTCTTGAGGATTTAGGAGCTATGGTTATTGAATGTCCTTCAATTAAAATAGTTGAGAAAAATAATAACGAGCTAAAAGAAGCTATTGCTAAATTAGATTCCTATACTCATCTTGTATTTACAAGTCAAAATGGAGTAAGGATATTTATGGATGAGCTTTTAGAAAGCTTTGACGCAAGAAAATTAAGTCACTTAAAGATTGCTTCTATAGGAGAAGCAACCTCTAAAGAGCTGCTTAGCTATGGTATAAAGTATGATTTCATGCCAAAAAGATTTGTTGCAGAAGAGCTGGGAGCCTTATTACTGGAAGAAGTGACAAAAGACAGTAAAATTTTACTTCCAAGAGCAGAAGGGGCAAGAGATGTATTAATAAAAATGCTAGAAGATAAATGCACCATAGATGAAGTTAAAATATATAAATCCGAGATAGAAGAGCTTGATGAAGAAACTAGAAATGAGCTTCTTGATGGAGCAGATTATATTACCTTTACAAGCTCGTCTACAGTTAGTAATTTTTATGAAATGATAGATGAAAATATATTAAAAAAACTTGAGGAAACTAAAATAATCTCTATTGGACCTATAACAAGTGAAACTATAAAGGAGCATGGGAAAAAAGTTCATGCTCAGGCTGAGTCCTACAGTATTGACGGAGTACTTGAGACAATTTTGATGGAGGCGCAAAAATAA
- the hemB gene encoding porphobilinogen synthase, giving the protein MIKRPRRLRSTANVRALVRETHLNKSGLVYPIFVVEGEGIKREISSLKDCYHYSVDMLDDEIKELKSLGINSVMLFGIPELKDEEATSAYDENGIVQKAIRRIKSYAPDFYVITDVCMCQYTTHGHCGIISEAGEVLNDVTIDYIAKIALSHVKAGADMVAPSDMMDGRIGAIRSLLDESGFYNTPIMAYSAKYASAYYGPFRVAASSAPGFGDRKTYQMDFHNTDEALREVELDIEEGADIVMVKPAMSYMDVISRVKSSYNIPVAAYNVSGEYAMLKMAVEQGIMNESVIYETMVSIKRAGADIIITYFAKDIAKML; this is encoded by the coding sequence ATGATTAAAAGACCTAGAAGACTTCGTAGTACAGCAAATGTAAGAGCTTTAGTAAGAGAAACTCATCTTAATAAGTCTGGACTTGTATATCCTATATTTGTAGTAGAAGGAGAGGGAATAAAACGTGAAATCTCCTCTCTTAAGGATTGCTATCATTACTCTGTGGATATGCTTGATGACGAAATAAAAGAGCTAAAGAGCCTTGGTATAAATTCAGTTATGCTCTTTGGTATACCTGAATTAAAAGATGAAGAAGCTACTAGTGCCTATGATGAAAACGGGATAGTTCAAAAGGCAATAAGAAGAATAAAGAGCTATGCTCCAGATTTTTATGTAATAACGGATGTATGTATGTGTCAATATACCACGCATGGACATTGTGGAATTATTTCTGAAGCTGGAGAAGTGCTAAATGATGTAACAATAGACTATATTGCTAAGATTGCTCTAAGCCATGTTAAAGCTGGAGCAGATATGGTTGCTCCTTCTGATATGATGGATGGAAGAATAGGGGCAATTAGAAGCCTACTGGATGAGAGCGGCTTTTATAACACTCCGATAATGGCATATAGTGCAAAATACGCTTCTGCATACTATGGACCATTTAGAGTAGCAGCTTCATCTGCACCTGGATTTGGAGACAGGAAAACATATCAGATGGACTTTCATAACACTGATGAAGCCTTAAGAGAAGTTGAGCTGGATATAGAAGAAGGTGCAGACATAGTAATGGTAAAGCCTGCTATGTCTTATATGGATGTGATTAGTAGAGTAAAGAGCTCATACAACATACCAGTAGCTGCATACAATGTAAGCGGAGAATACGCTATGTTAAAGATGGCAGTAGAGCAAGGTATTATGAATGAATCTGTGATTTATGAAACAATGGTTAGTATAAAAAGAGCGGGAGCAGATATAATAATAACTTATTTTGCTAAAGATATTGCAAAAATGCTATAA
- the hemL gene encoding glutamate-1-semialdehyde 2,1-aminomutase has translation MNRDKSNALYEKAKNYIPGGVNSPVRAFGSVDKAPIFVDRADGAYIYDIDGNKYLDYISSWGPLIFGHNDPEMIETFKSSLEKGITYGVPSYIEVDMAQEIVKAYPACEMVRMVNSGTEATMSAIRTARGYTRKDKLIKFEGCYHGHSDCLLVKSGSGTLTFNAPTSLGVPEDVIKDTIVCTFNDIESVKSAINQNKDQIAAIIIEGVPGNMGVVPPCPDFLKQLRKLTKDEGILLILDEVITGFRIAYGGVSEVYGIEPDMVCFGKIIGGGLPVGAYGGKREIMQVVSPLGGVYQAGTLSGNPLAMHMGLKTLQRLRENPSIYSDLEAKAIKLEQGFKKNLSDLGLNYTITRVKSMISFFFAEGEIANYQDVQKSDTDKYGEFFRFMLNKGILLPPAQFEGLFVNTAITDEELEYTIMCHKEALRAIHNI, from the coding sequence ATGAATAGAGATAAATCAAATGCTTTGTATGAAAAAGCTAAAAACTATATTCCAGGTGGAGTAAATAGCCCAGTAAGAGCCTTTGGCTCAGTAGACAAAGCTCCAATTTTTGTAGATAGAGCTGATGGAGCCTATATTTACGATATAGATGGCAATAAATATTTAGACTATATTTCATCATGGGGACCACTTATTTTTGGGCATAATGATCCTGAAATGATAGAGACCTTTAAATCATCTCTTGAAAAAGGCATTACATACGGTGTTCCTTCATATATTGAAGTAGATATGGCTCAAGAAATAGTTAAAGCATATCCTGCTTGTGAGATGGTTAGAATGGTAAACTCAGGAACAGAGGCAACTATGAGTGCAATTCGTACAGCTAGGGGATACACTAGAAAAGACAAGCTGATTAAGTTTGAGGGGTGCTATCATGGACATTCAGATTGCCTACTTGTAAAATCAGGCTCTGGAACGCTTACCTTTAATGCTCCTACAAGCCTTGGAGTGCCAGAGGATGTAATAAAAGACACAATAGTGTGTACATTTAACGATATAGAATCAGTAAAATCCGCAATAAACCAAAACAAAGACCAAATAGCAGCAATAATAATAGAAGGAGTTCCAGGAAACATGGGAGTTGTGCCACCTTGCCCAGACTTCTTAAAACAGCTTAGAAAGCTTACGAAGGATGAAGGGATACTTCTTATCCTAGATGAAGTAATAACAGGATTTAGGATAGCTTATGGCGGTGTGAGCGAAGTGTATGGTATCGAGCCTGACATGGTATGCTTTGGAAAGATAATCGGAGGAGGACTTCCAGTAGGTGCTTATGGAGGGAAAAGAGAAATCATGCAGGTAGTTTCGCCTCTAGGTGGAGTATATCAAGCAGGAACCTTATCAGGAAATCCACTTGCTATGCATATGGGACTTAAAACTCTTCAAAGATTAAGAGAAAATCCAAGCATATATAGTGACCTTGAAGCAAAAGCTATAAAACTAGAGCAAGGCTTTAAGAAGAATTTATCTGACCTTGGACTTAATTACACAATAACTAGAGTGAAATCCATGATATCATTCTTCTTTGCAGAGGGAGAAATTGCAAATTATCAAGATGTCCAAAAATCTGATACTGATAAATATGGAGAGTTTTTCAGATTTATGCTAAACAAAGGAATCTTGCTTCCACCAGCTCAATTTGAAGGCTTATTTGTAAACACTGCAATAACTGATGAAGAGCTTGAATATACTATTATGTGCCATAAAGAAGCACTTAGGGCTATTCATAACATATAA
- a CDS encoding GNAT family N-acetyltransferase: MSTEYKIKTFSVLTEKEVSTLYEFCRSHQTEDFYSDLNEMKKYYSSNVLNKGENHFSLWVNDDIKACGGYVDLMAKEKNEIYITQAFSAEDDKKYWELLYSNLLSSMSKRLNPAVLDKVYIKLGLRGKSSLIYSWSIDENFIEDFDMLKLKYVLSKASTFEDAQNLVYHENLSLETWEIFRDIHDKAFVPIPNGGRLDSDSYEEYMTTVDDTTSNLIYYYNNVPIGISIFAKDDSEIFLDALAVNPEFHSKGYGKLILKYLSGNLKTQGYKNIKLIVANNNAPAYNLYLKYGFLLDKIYVKWMKKSFKK, from the coding sequence ATGAGCACAGAATATAAAATTAAAACATTTTCAGTTTTAACTGAGAAAGAAGTATCAACCTTATATGAATTTTGTCGTTCTCATCAAACAGAGGATTTTTATTCTGATTTAAATGAAATGAAAAAATACTATTCTTCAAATGTATTGAATAAAGGAGAAAACCACTTTAGCCTATGGGTAAATGATGATATTAAAGCATGCGGCGGATATGTGGATTTGATGGCTAAAGAAAAAAATGAAATCTACATTACTCAAGCTTTTTCCGCAGAAGATGATAAAAAGTACTGGGAGCTACTTTATTCTAATCTTTTAAGTTCTATGAGTAAGCGACTTAATCCAGCAGTGTTAGATAAGGTTTATATCAAGCTAGGACTAAGAGGTAAAAGTAGTCTTATTTATAGCTGGAGCATAGATGAAAATTTTATAGAGGATTTTGATATGCTAAAGCTAAAATATGTTTTGTCAAAAGCTTCTACTTTTGAAGATGCTCAAAATTTAGTTTATCATGAGAACCTATCTCTTGAAACCTGGGAAATATTTAGAGATATTCACGATAAAGCTTTTGTCCCAATTCCAAACGGTGGTAGATTGGATTCAGATTCATACGAGGAATATATGACTACAGTTGATGATACTACTTCTAATTTGATTTATTACTATAATAATGTTCCTATTGGAATATCGATTTTTGCTAAGGATGATTCAGAAATATTTCTCGATGCTCTAGCTGTAAATCCTGAGTTTCATTCAAAAGGCTATGGGAAATTAATCCTTAAGTATTTAAGTGGCAATCTAAAGACTCAAGGCTATAAGAACATTAAATTAATTGTTGCTAATAATAACGCTCCTGCTTATAATTTATATCTTAAGTATGGCTTTCTTCTTGATAAGATCTATGTTAAATGGATGAAAAAATCTTTTAAAAAATAA
- a CDS encoding ABC transporter permease subunit: MEAEKIVFEENKSESMGSNIKKILFDNSVTFIFIILCLGGIYLSKQPVPFIVNELIQRITRNSFLVLSLIIPVLAGMGLNFGIVLGAMAGQIALIAITHFKIGGITGFLLAALLTIPLALLFGYFTAKLLNKTKGQEMISGMILGFFANGLYQLLFLFLVGTIIPMDNPTLVLSSGVGIKNTLDLSGPEGTKYALDAIAKIPFIKSTIVFSLAGAGYYVYKFIQSKKDERLMMQRNGFIIRGFLFTILLVVSFYVSTVKSLVNNITVPLVTILIIGLICVFNVFILRTKAGQDFRSVGQDMNIAKISGIPVDKIRIRAILISTVLAGWGQLIFLQNIGTLNTYGSHEQVGTFAIAALLIGGASVTKATIGQAIIGTALFHTLFIVSPQAGKNLFGNAQIGEYFRVFVAYGVIGVSLGLHAWKQLFDKKNKK, translated from the coding sequence ATGGAAGCAGAAAAAATTGTTTTTGAAGAAAACAAATCCGAGAGTATGGGTTCAAATATAAAGAAAATATTATTTGACAATTCTGTTACATTCATTTTTATAATACTATGTTTAGGTGGTATATATTTATCAAAACAACCTGTTCCATTTATTGTAAATGAGCTTATTCAGCGTATTACTAGAAACTCATTTTTAGTTTTATCTCTGATTATTCCAGTTTTAGCGGGTATGGGATTAAATTTTGGTATAGTTTTGGGTGCTATGGCTGGTCAGATTGCTCTAATTGCAATAACTCATTTTAAAATTGGCGGAATTACTGGTTTTCTTTTAGCCGCTTTACTTACCATACCTTTAGCTTTACTATTTGGATATTTTACTGCCAAGTTACTTAATAAAACCAAAGGACAAGAAATGATTTCTGGTATGATTCTAGGCTTCTTTGCTAACGGTTTATATCAGCTACTATTTTTGTTCTTGGTCGGAACTATAATACCTATGGACAACCCTACTTTGGTACTTAGTAGTGGTGTTGGTATAAAAAACACCTTAGATTTATCTGGTCCTGAAGGTACAAAATATGCCTTGGATGCTATAGCCAAAATTCCTTTCATTAAATCTACAATCGTCTTTTCACTAGCAGGAGCTGGCTATTATGTATATAAATTTATCCAAAGTAAAAAAGATGAAAGATTAATGATGCAAAGAAATGGTTTTATTATTAGAGGCTTTTTATTTACTATATTATTAGTAGTATCATTTTATGTAAGTACTGTTAAATCACTTGTAAATAATATTACAGTACCTCTAGTTACTATTTTAATTATAGGTTTAATCTGCGTATTTAATGTATTTATTTTAAGAACAAAAGCAGGCCAAGATTTTAGAAGTGTAGGCCAAGATATGAATATTGCTAAAATATCTGGTATTCCAGTTGATAAGATACGTATAAGAGCTATCCTTATTTCTACTGTACTTGCTGGTTGGGGTCAGCTTATCTTCTTGCAGAATATAGGAACTCTTAATACTTATGGAAGTCACGAGCAAGTTGGTACATTTGCAATTGCTGCTCTTCTAATAGGCGGAGCTTCTGTTACAAAGGCAACTATAGGACAGGCAATAATCGGAACAGCACTGTTCCATACCCTATTTATAGTTTCTCCTCAAGCTGGTAAAAACTTATTTGGAAATGCTCAAATTGGTGAGTATTTCAGGGTTTTCGTTGCTTATGGAGTTATAGGAGTATCCCTTGGGCTACATGCTTGGAAACAGCTTTTTGACAAGAAAAACAAGAAATAA
- a CDS encoding ABC transporter permease subunit → MEISTKKVISTLGIPRLIIITFMIVLCIMAIFLKLPLNDLLSDTLVRTGMNGVLVLAMVPGILSGIGLNFGLPLGIVCGLVGGLVSIEMDLTGYTAFLVAILVSIPISAIVGALYGYLLNRVKGSEMMVATYVGFSAVSLMCIGWLLMPFKAEEVKWPIGDGLRTTIALTGRYDKILDHTLSFDILGVTIPTGLLLFFFLSCFLMALFLKTKTGMAMKAAGDNPRFAVASGINVDKQRIVGTMISTILGAVGIIVYAQSFGFFQLYQAPLMMGFAAVAAILIGGASARRANMIHVILGTFLFQGLLTISLPVANKIITEGNLSEVLRIIVQNGIILYALTKVSSGGD, encoded by the coding sequence ATGGAGATTTCTACTAAAAAAGTCATATCTACCCTTGGCATTCCAAGGCTTATAATTATAACTTTTATGATTGTTCTTTGTATTATGGCAATATTTTTAAAACTTCCATTAAATGACCTACTATCTGATACACTTGTCAGAACTGGTATGAATGGAGTACTAGTTTTAGCTATGGTTCCAGGTATTTTATCTGGAATAGGCCTTAATTTTGGTCTTCCACTAGGAATAGTTTGTGGTTTAGTTGGTGGACTAGTAAGTATAGAAATGGATTTAACTGGATATACAGCATTTTTAGTTGCTATATTAGTATCTATTCCTATATCTGCTATAGTCGGTGCCCTTTATGGCTACTTGCTAAATAGAGTTAAAGGTTCTGAGATGATGGTTGCTACATATGTAGGTTTCTCAGCTGTTTCTCTTATGTGTATAGGATGGCTTCTAATGCCATTTAAAGCAGAAGAAGTGAAATGGCCAATAGGTGATGGATTAAGAACTACTATTGCACTTACTGGTCGCTATGATAAAATATTAGATCATACTTTATCATTTGATATATTGGGCGTAACTATCCCTACTGGATTATTGCTTTTCTTTTTTCTTTCTTGCTTTTTAATGGCTCTTTTCTTAAAAACAAAAACAGGTATGGCAATGAAGGCTGCTGGTGATAATCCTAGGTTTGCTGTTGCATCTGGTATAAATGTAGATAAGCAAAGAATCGTAGGAACTATGATTTCTACTATTTTAGGTGCCGTAGGAATAATTGTCTATGCTCAAAGTTTCGGTTTTTTCCAATTATATCAAGCTCCTTTGATGATGGGCTTTGCTGCAGTTGCTGCTATATTAATAGGTGGTGCATCTGCAAGACGTGCTAATATGATTCATGTTATACTCGGTACATTTTTATTCCAAGGACTTCTTACTATTTCCCTTCCTGTTGCAAATAAAATCATAACTGAAGGTAACTTATCAGAGGTACTGAGAATAATAGTACAAAATGGTATAATTTTATATGCACTTACAAAAGTATCTTCGGGGGGTGACTAG